One region of Candidatus Electrothrix rattekaaiensis genomic DNA includes:
- a CDS encoding HsdR family type I site-specific deoxyribonuclease produces the protein MKFTEAQLEKAIITLLAEQGFPHTKGDSPDLPAREPEDVLLKDDLRSFLTRRYAQENLTASEITSIIRRLEAYPAADFYASNKQIHTLVADGFLFKREDHTQKDLYIQLIDYSGLPEQHQPRPEELVHIAAEDSPGYNNDLNRYRLVNQLTIAGRETRIPDAILYINGLPLVVFEFKSAIREEATIHDAYVQLTTRYRRDIPELLKYNALCIISDGVNSRLGSLFAAYEHFSAWRKVTGYEPQIQDGINSLHTLLQGLFNKDRLRQMLRHFIFFPDASKEEVKVVCRYPQFYATLKLFAHIKAHRRPQGDGKGGTYFGTTGCGKSFTMLFLSRLLMKSVDFASPTIILITDRTDLDSQLSGQFTKAKDYIGDQIVVSVESRNHLRHLLKDRSSGGVFLTTIHKFTEDTQLLSERENIICISDEAHRSQINLDQKVVIDEAQGTVRRSYGFAKYLHDSLPNATYVGFTGTPIDATLDVFGPVVDAYTMSESVRDEITVRIVYEGRAAKILLDNSKLEEIERYYARCAEQGASEYQIDESKKATARMHAILGDPDRLKALAADFVAHYERRLEEGSTVKGKALFVCSKREIAYALWQELIALRPAWNEVLACEDGANLGPEEEKKIKPMERVKMIMTRGKDDPEELYKMLGSKEYRKELDRQFKFSTSNFKIALVVDMWLTGFDVPFLDTIYIDKPIQRHNLIQTISRVNRRFAGKEKGLAVDYIGIKKQMNQALAQYNKADQENIEEIDQSLIVVRDHLDLLSTIFHQFDAQPYFTGTPVEQLNCLNRAAEYAMRTDKIEKRCMSLVKRLKAAYDICCGSEEVRQEERDQIHFYLAVRSIIFKLNKGDAPDTAQMNARVRAMIAEALQAEGVEEIFRLGEDQAEHIDIFTDDYLARLDKIKLPNTKIKLLQQLLARAIDDFKKVNRAKGLDFSKKFKSLVERYNQRKEEDVLVSKVLEDFSEEIIDLLQALKKEKESCAELGIDLEEKAFYDILKGLARKYEFSYPEDKLLALAKVVKEVVDDKAKYTDWSQRDDIKAELKVDLIILLAKHGYPPVDRDEVYQEIFAQAENFKKHRLVG, from the coding sequence ATGAAATTCACCGAAGCACAGCTGGAAAAAGCCATCATCACCCTGCTGGCAGAACAGGGCTTTCCCCACACCAAGGGTGATTCCCCAGACCTACCAGCCCGTGAACCGGAAGACGTGCTGCTCAAGGACGACCTGCGCTCCTTCCTGACCCGGCGCTACGCCCAAGAAAACCTCACAGCCAGCGAAATCACCAGCATCATCCGCCGCCTGGAGGCCTATCCTGCTGCTGATTTCTACGCCTCCAACAAGCAGATCCATACATTAGTGGCAGACGGTTTTCTCTTTAAACGCGAAGATCATACCCAAAAAGACCTCTACATCCAGCTCATTGACTACAGCGGCCTGCCTGAGCAACACCAACCCCGACCAGAGGAACTGGTCCATATCGCTGCTGAGGATTCCCCCGGCTATAATAACGATCTGAATCGCTATCGACTGGTGAACCAGCTCACCATTGCGGGACGGGAAACCCGCATCCCAGATGCCATCCTTTACATCAACGGCCTGCCCCTGGTGGTCTTTGAGTTTAAGAGTGCCATCCGGGAAGAGGCCACCATCCATGATGCCTATGTGCAGCTCACCACCCGCTATCGCCGTGATATCCCCGAGCTGCTCAAGTACAACGCCCTCTGCATTATCAGCGACGGGGTCAACTCCCGCCTGGGTTCCCTCTTTGCCGCCTACGAGCATTTCTCGGCTTGGCGTAAGGTCACGGGCTACGAGCCCCAGATCCAGGACGGCATCAACTCTCTGCACACGCTGCTCCAGGGCCTGTTTAACAAGGACCGACTCCGGCAAATGCTCCGCCATTTCATCTTTTTTCCAGACGCCTCCAAAGAGGAGGTCAAGGTGGTCTGCCGCTATCCCCAGTTCTACGCCACCCTCAAACTCTTTGCCCATATCAAGGCCCATCGCAGGCCCCAAGGCGATGGCAAGGGCGGCACCTATTTTGGGACCACGGGCTGCGGCAAGAGCTTTACCATGCTTTTTCTCAGCCGACTGCTGATGAAGAGCGTGGATTTTGCCAGCCCCACCATTATTCTGATCACTGACCGCACCGACCTGGACAGCCAGTTGTCGGGCCAGTTCACCAAGGCCAAGGACTATATTGGCGATCAGATCGTGGTCAGTGTGGAAAGCCGCAACCATCTGCGTCACCTGCTCAAGGACCGGAGCAGCGGCGGAGTTTTTCTCACCACCATCCATAAATTTACCGAAGACACCCAGCTCCTCAGCGAGCGCGAAAATATCATCTGCATTTCCGACGAGGCCCACCGCAGCCAGATCAATTTGGACCAGAAGGTGGTGATTGATGAGGCACAAGGCACGGTCAGACGCAGCTATGGCTTTGCCAAATACCTGCACGATTCCCTGCCCAATGCCACCTATGTGGGCTTTACCGGCACCCCCATTGATGCTACCCTGGATGTCTTTGGTCCGGTGGTGGATGCCTACACCATGAGCGAATCAGTCCGGGACGAGATCACGGTGCGCATTGTCTATGAGGGCCGGGCTGCTAAAATCCTGCTGGATAACAGCAAGCTGGAAGAGATTGAGAGGTACTACGCCCGTTGCGCTGAGCAAGGGGCCAGCGAGTATCAGATTGATGAGAGCAAAAAAGCCACTGCCCGGATGCATGCCATCCTTGGTGACCCAGATCGGCTCAAGGCCTTGGCTGCCGACTTTGTGGCCCATTATGAGCGGCGTCTGGAAGAGGGCTCCACGGTTAAGGGCAAGGCCCTGTTTGTGTGCAGCAAGCGGGAAATAGCCTATGCCCTGTGGCAGGAGCTGATTGCTCTGCGACCAGCCTGGAACGAGGTTTTGGCCTGTGAGGATGGTGCCAACCTGGGTCCAGAGGAAGAAAAAAAGATCAAACCCATGGAACGGGTCAAGATGATCATGACCCGAGGTAAGGATGACCCGGAAGAACTCTACAAGATGCTGGGCTCCAAGGAGTATCGCAAGGAGCTGGACCGCCAGTTTAAGTTTTCCACGTCCAATTTCAAGATCGCCCTGGTGGTGGATATGTGGCTCACCGGCTTTGATGTGCCCTTCCTCGACACCATTTATATTGATAAGCCCATCCAACGCCATAACCTGATCCAGACCATTTCCCGGGTGAATCGCCGTTTTGCAGGCAAGGAAAAAGGATTGGCTGTGGATTATATCGGGATCAAGAAGCAGATGAATCAGGCCCTGGCCCAGTATAACAAGGCTGACCAGGAGAATATTGAAGAGATTGACCAATCCCTGATCGTGGTTCGCGATCATTTGGATCTGCTGAGCACAATTTTTCATCAGTTTGATGCACAACCCTATTTCACCGGTACCCCGGTGGAACAGCTTAACTGCCTGAACCGGGCCGCTGAGTATGCCATGCGCACGGACAAGATCGAAAAACGCTGCATGTCCCTGGTCAAGCGACTCAAGGCTGCCTATGATATCTGCTGCGGCAGCGAAGAAGTACGGCAAGAAGAACGGGACCAGATCCATTTTTATCTGGCGGTCCGCTCCATCATCTTTAAACTCAACAAGGGCGATGCCCCGGACACTGCCCAGATGAACGCCCGGGTGCGGGCCATGATTGCTGAGGCCCTGCAAGCCGAGGGGGTGGAGGAAATCTTCAGGTTGGGTGAGGATCAGGCAGAGCATATTGATATCTTTACAGATGATTATCTGGCCCGGCTGGATAAAATAAAATTGCCCAATACCAAGATCAAGCTCCTGCAACAGCTACTGGCCAGGGCCATTGATGATTTCAAAAAGGTCAACAGGGCCAAGGGGCTTGATTTCAGCAAGAAATTTAAGTCCTTGGTGGAACGCTATAACCAGCGCAAGGAAGAGGATGTGCTGGTCAGCAAGGTGCTGGAGGATTTCAGCGAGGAAATTATCGACCTCTTGCAGGCCTTGAAAAAGGAGAAGGAATCCTGTGCAGAACTCGGCATTGATTTGGAAGAAAAGGCCTTTTATGACATCCTCAAGGGGCTGGCCCGAAAATACGAGTTTTCCTACCCAGAAGATAAGCTCCTTGCCCTGGCCAAGGTCGTGAAAGAGGTTGTTGATGACAAAGCAAAATATACAGACTGGAGCCAACGTGATGATATCAAGGCAGAACTCAAGGTTGACCTAATCATCCTGCTGGCCAAACATGGCTATCCGCCAGTGGACCGGGACGAGGTCTATCAGGAGATCTTTGCCCAGGCGGAGAATTTTAAAAAGCACCGGCTGGTCGGGTGA
- a CDS encoding putative DNA binding domain-containing protein, with product MISYKINLQTLEDINLLHETSDLECKRAGGRDGRGELPKDFWETYSAMANSDGGTVLLGISQKGTRFHLTGIERIDKVKQDLFNTANNPGKVSVNLLNNTSVRLLTIDGRSLLQVEIPRANREQRPVYLNGNPLGNSYVRMHEGDQRLSDEAVRRMLAEQAEDSRDARILKGFGLDDLNTESIRVYRQIFTNLKPGHPWNELETLSFLQRIGAWRKDRESDQEGLTAAGLLMFGKHTTIQEAFPLYMLDYQERPATQTEPRWLDRLTLDGTWSGNLYDFYRKVFLKLTEGVKVPFELDGDRRLDESPIHVALREALCNVLVHADYSDRLAVLVVKSPAMFEFRNPGMMRIPVELALHGGYADCRNRLLHQMFRYVGIGDQSGSGISKILSCWHRYHWRAPELFDSREPRDQTMMRMRMIDLFPQELVVQLRQRFGQNYDSLSHEEQVALAIAVVENTVTHQRFCTLSTFHPADASRILHGLVEQGFLEQTGSSRGVVYHLSGTNIPGPEDVFDSPLLDSSSGNLEENSGNLDSSSGNLEENSGNLDSSSGNLEESSGNLKRDTLGRLLSPTHALPFVDDLDSLESDYLDTLKGMAKEPRGKKKVPREVIKAVLLELLNGQFITISCLAALIHRGPVTLRRQYLTQMVRGGELEIAFPRTPNDPRQAYTAATLHSSDKDTP from the coding sequence ATGATCAGCTACAAAATTAACCTCCAAACCCTGGAAGACATCAATCTGCTCCACGAAACCTCCGACCTGGAATGCAAACGAGCCGGTGGTCGCGATGGTCGCGGCGAGCTACCCAAGGATTTCTGGGAAACCTATTCGGCTATGGCCAACAGCGACGGCGGCACGGTGTTACTGGGGATCAGCCAGAAAGGAACCCGGTTTCACCTGACTGGCATCGAACGGATCGATAAGGTCAAACAGGATTTGTTCAATACAGCAAACAACCCCGGCAAGGTCAGCGTCAATCTGCTCAACAACACCTCAGTACGTCTCCTGACCATTGACGGTCGATCCCTGCTGCAAGTGGAGATCCCCCGCGCCAACCGCGAGCAACGACCGGTCTATCTCAACGGTAATCCCCTGGGCAACAGCTATGTCCGCATGCATGAAGGTGATCAACGCCTGTCTGACGAGGCAGTCAGGCGGATGCTGGCTGAGCAGGCCGAGGACAGCCGTGATGCACGTATTCTCAAGGGCTTTGGCCTGGATGACTTGAACACCGAAAGCATCCGAGTCTATCGGCAGATCTTCACGAATCTGAAACCAGGCCATCCGTGGAACGAGCTGGAAACGCTTTCCTTTCTCCAGAGGATCGGGGCTTGGCGGAAAGACAGGGAGAGCGATCAGGAAGGGCTGACAGCAGCCGGGCTGCTGATGTTTGGGAAACACACCACCATTCAGGAAGCATTTCCCTTGTACATGCTTGATTATCAGGAGCGACCGGCAACACAAACGGAACCACGCTGGCTTGATCGGCTCACCCTGGACGGCACCTGGTCAGGGAATCTCTACGATTTTTACCGCAAAGTTTTCCTCAAGCTGACCGAGGGCGTCAAGGTACCTTTTGAGTTAGACGGTGACCGACGGCTGGATGAATCCCCGATCCATGTTGCGCTCCGGGAAGCCTTATGCAATGTGCTGGTCCATGCTGATTACTCGGACCGACTTGCTGTCCTGGTGGTGAAATCTCCTGCAATGTTCGAGTTCAGAAACCCCGGCATGATGCGTATTCCTGTGGAACTTGCCCTGCATGGGGGCTATGCAGACTGCCGCAACCGCTTACTCCATCAGATGTTTCGCTATGTGGGGATCGGCGATCAATCCGGCTCCGGTATTTCAAAAATCCTCTCTTGTTGGCATAGGTACCATTGGCGTGCTCCAGAGCTGTTTGATAGCCGAGAGCCCCGTGATCAAACCATGATGCGGATGCGGATGATTGATCTTTTCCCCCAAGAATTGGTGGTTCAGTTGCGACAACGTTTTGGGCAAAACTATGATTCCCTGTCCCATGAAGAACAGGTTGCGCTGGCCATCGCTGTTGTGGAAAATACGGTCACCCACCAACGCTTTTGCACACTCAGCACCTTTCATCCGGCAGACGCAAGTCGTATCCTGCATGGCTTGGTGGAGCAAGGGTTTCTGGAGCAGACAGGAAGCAGTCGCGGAGTGGTATATCATCTCTCCGGGACAAATATTCCAGGACCGGAGGATGTGTTTGACTCCCCTCTTTTGGATTCGAGCTCCGGTAATTTGGAGGAGAACTCCGGCAATTTGGATTCGAGCTCCGGTAATTTGGAGGAGAACTCCGGCAATTTGGATTCGAGCTCCGGCAATCTGGAGGAAAGCTCCGGTAATTTGAAACGCGACACTTTAGGACGACTTCTCTCACCCACCCATGCATTACCGTTCGTAGATGATCTTGATAGCCTGGAATCCGATTACCTTGATACCCTGAAAGGCATGGCTAAAGAACCGAGGGGGAAGAAGAAGGTTCCTCGGGAGGTGATAAAGGCGGTGCTGCTGGAATTGCTGAACGGGCAGTTTATCACCATCAGCTGTCTTGCCGCACTGATTCATAGGGGGCCAGTAACACTTCGTCGTCAATATTTGACCCAGATGGTCAGGGGCGGCGAGCTGGAAATAGCCTTCCCCAGAACCCCGAATGATCCAAGGCAGGCTTATACTGCTGCAACGCTTCATTCTTCCGATAAAGATACCCCGTGA